CTCCCCCTTTTATTCCCGCAGCATCTCTGAAGAACCTCGGCAGCAAGGCCGAAGGTCTCttcgataagaagaagaaggaagcccAGGACTTGGCCAATGAGAAAGTGCAAGCCGCACAGAGCATCGCCGAAGATCAGGCCAAGAAGACCCAAGATGCCTTCAACCAGACCAAGCAGGACGCAGAAAACTTAGCAAGCTCAGCTAAGAGTGAAGCAGAGGCCACCAAGCAGCAGGCAACGGCCGTTGCCGAAGGCGGCGCCCAGGCTGCTGGCAACTTGATGGACCACGCCAAACAGGCCGCGGAGAATGCCGTCCAACAGAGCGCCCAGGTCGTCGAGAAGGCCATCGAAGACCAGATGAAGGTCGCCGAAGAGAAAATTGACGAAGGTAAGGATAGATTTTATGAAGTTAATTCAGTGGAATTGCTGACGTTAGATTCTAAAATTTCACTTCAGGTATGAAAACTGTGAGTAACGAAGTGGATAAGAAGCTTCAAGATGCTAATAAGTATGCTGACGAGAAGCGTGGAGATTTAGTGCAGGTGAGTTATTGTTCCATATTATTGATTTTCAGACgctacaatttaaaaaataaggtAAAAGGTGTATAAAAAGGGCACAATAACtgttacactgaattgaaaGACGCAATGACAGTACAATACAGAATCACGAGTTTTCAATTAATCTAATTGTGTCACAAATGATTTCAGAACGTCAACGACGCAGCCGCAAAGGCCCAGGAATCGGCCACATCTACGGCTACAAACCTTCTCGGTAAAATTAATCTTGGCAAGTAACTCAATCCCACCACGTCCCATGTAAACCGAAACCAAGATTCAAATGGATAATCGAATTCTGAATCTCCAGCGATGATATtacttttagaaaaaaaaaatctagctttTAAGATACTTGCTGCCTTTACGGCACAATAATGCAGCTTCACAATCTACCTTTTCATGAACTTTCCTAATTAGAAAGAAAACTATTGATGTTAATCTACACAAACAAGAAAACAGAAACATACATGCACAAACAAGTTTAAGCATTTTTCTGCTTGAATGCGACAGCAAGATCAAAGCAAAAGGCCTTAAATTCAAACGAATTAATTGATATTGCATGAATCTCACCCGCCCGAAACGCTGGCGCTAAAAATACGTGATGCAGAAGATAGATAGATCTAACCAGCGATGATAAATATTACGCAGAAGCGCAAGCAGTTAATGCctcgaacatttttgaatatTAGATCACATGTTGTTGTGAAAGCGCAACGGTGCGCTTATTTTgtctttt
The nucleotide sequence above comes from Armigeres subalbatus isolate Guangzhou_Male chromosome 3, GZ_Asu_2, whole genome shotgun sequence. Encoded proteins:
- the LOC134227413 gene encoding uncharacterized protein LOC134227413, with translation MFSGFTASLKNLGSKAEGLFDKKKKEAQDLANEKVQAAQSIAEDQAKKTQDAFNQTKQDAENLASSAKSEAEATKQQATAVAEGGAQAAGNLMDHAKQAAENAVQQSAQVVEKAIEDQMKVAEEKIDEGMKTVSNEVDKKLQDANKYADEKRGDLVQNVNDAAAKAQESATSTATNLLGKINLGK